The following are from one region of the Thermoproteus uzoniensis 768-20 genome:
- a CDS encoding ATP-binding cassette domain-containing protein, with protein MLQGLDLWKSFNGVTAVRGVYITLYTGINCIKGPNGAGKSTLLRMLSLLERPDRGTIVVFGKRVDADRWAEADRLRGRIAYVPQTSELFAVSVKSLLSMCGDRAKAGKWAAYFGLTRFMDRNAMALSPGIRRRLQLALALACAKEALLLDEPESYLDDEARGLLADALRDVADSLVVGYVSHDEPLVPCRHSYFMSGGTISPTQ; from the coding sequence GTGTTGCAAGGCCTCGATCTATGGAAGAGCTTTAACGGCGTCACTGCGGTGCGCGGAGTATATATAACCTTATATACAGGTATTAACTGTATCAAGGGTCCTAACGGCGCAGGCAAGAGCACGTTGTTGAGGATGCTCTCGCTTCTGGAGAGGCCGGACAGAGGGACCATCGTAGTGTTCGGCAAAAGGGTGGATGCCGATAGGTGGGCGGAGGCGGATAGGCTGAGGGGCAGAATTGCATATGTGCCCCAGACCTCCGAGCTCTTCGCGGTATCGGTCAAGTCCCTGCTCTCAATGTGCGGCGACAGGGCCAAGGCCGGCAAGTGGGCCGCGTACTTCGGCCTCACGAGGTTCATGGATAGGAACGCCATGGCCCTCTCGCCGGGCATCAGGAGGAGGCTCCAGCTCGCCCTGGCCCTCGCCTGCGCCAAGGAGGCGTTGTTATTGGACGAGCCGGAGTCCTATCTAGACGACGAGGCCCGCGGGCTTCTGGCCGACGCGTTGCGCGACGTGGCGGACAGCCTGGTGGTGGGCTATGTATCCCACGACGAGCCGCTGGTCCCATGCAGACACAGCTACTTCATGTCTGGAGGCACGATCAGCCCAACGCAGTAG
- a CDS encoding NAD-dependent epimerase/dehydratase family protein yields the protein MRFLLFGGVGFVGVNLARYLVGRGHDAILAKRRGIPPRPLIARALGGLKVAEYSNPAELIESARPDVVVNLVAALHGSREEIWKANAEFPRLLCEAAQRTGWRGRVVHISAITVVGPGAIREEERHLEGVRSATYFDETKIEGERAVARCFEDWVIIRPAAVYGPYNDHPEWATLVRVAKAGVVPSLKLSFSAISASDLSAIVERSATLAPPRQYFFATECEPLKFERVVEALEEAAGRRLAKIPLPLALVRLFAPPGVRDLLKYAGTPYSCEKMKRALGYEATYRKDDMVEMFRLLWS from the coding sequence GTGAGGTTTCTCCTATTCGGAGGCGTCGGCTTTGTAGGAGTCAACCTAGCTAGGTACCTAGTGGGCAGAGGTCACGATGCGATCTTGGCCAAGAGGAGGGGGATCCCGCCTAGGCCGTTGATAGCCAGAGCCCTCGGCGGCCTTAAGGTGGCCGAGTACTCGAATCCCGCCGAGCTCATAGAGTCGGCGAGGCCCGACGTGGTCGTCAACTTGGTCGCCGCCCTCCACGGATCCCGCGAGGAGATCTGGAAAGCCAACGCCGAATTTCCCCGCCTTCTCTGCGAGGCGGCGCAGAGGACGGGCTGGCGCGGGCGCGTTGTGCATATATCTGCAATAACCGTGGTCGGCCCCGGCGCGATTAGGGAGGAGGAGAGGCATCTGGAGGGCGTGAGGTCCGCCACCTATTTCGACGAGACGAAGATCGAGGGCGAGCGCGCGGTGGCCCGGTGCTTCGAGGACTGGGTAATAATCAGGCCCGCCGCGGTCTATGGACCCTACAACGACCATCCTGAATGGGCTACGTTAGTGCGGGTAGCTAAGGCCGGCGTAGTCCCCAGCCTCAAGTTGAGCTTCTCGGCCATATCCGCCAGCGACCTCTCAGCTATAGTGGAGAGGTCCGCGACTCTCGCGCCGCCGCGCCAGTACTTCTTCGCGACTGAGTGCGAGCCCCTTAAATTCGAGAGGGTTGTTGAGGCGCTCGAGGAGGCGGCCGGCAGGCGGCTGGCCAAGATCCCGTTGCCTCTAGCCCTTGTGCGGCTCTTCGCGCCGCCGGGCGTAAGGGACTTGCTGAAATACGCCGGGACGCCCTATTCTTGCGAGAAGATGAAGAGAGCTCTGGGCTACGAGGCTACCTACAGAAAGGACGACATGGTCGAGATGTTCCGGCTGTTATGGAGTTGA